Proteins co-encoded in one Gossypium arboreum isolate Shixiya-1 chromosome 11, ASM2569848v2, whole genome shotgun sequence genomic window:
- the LOC108472935 gene encoding LOW QUALITY PROTEIN: putative glycosyltransferase 7 (The sequence of the model RefSeq protein was modified relative to this genomic sequence to represent the inferred CDS: substituted 1 base at 1 genomic stop codon): protein MAKLRSRSFWSHLSDAFLFFAAAFLALVLVWSFWSYFTPTPNFLPTFTHPSSNSKNNLVESGFGVNLKSDPKDPTFYDDPEMSYSIEKPVKDWDGKRKEWLKHHPTFAAGARERIVLVTGSQPKPCKNPVGDHSLLRLFKNKVDYCRIHGCDVFYNNLLLHPKMKSFWAKFPIVKAAMLAHPEAEWIWWVDSDALFTDMEFKLPLERYKNHNLVVNGXPELIYNKTSWTSLNAGVFLVRNCQWSMDLISKWSNMGPISEDYEKWGQIQRSMFKDKLFPESDDQSALIYLLYKEKEKYYDHIYLEKEFYFQGYWVDLIAVYDNTTERYLQMERKVARLRRRHAEKVSEQYAAFRKEFLKETGKWKRPFITHFTGCEPCSGNHNLKYDGETCWKGMVKALNFADNQILRNYGFLHSDLLDSSTVTEVPFDYPNP, encoded by the coding sequence ATGGCAAAACTTCGAAGCCGGTCCTTTTGGTCTCATCTCTCCGAtgcctttcttttctttgctgCTGCCTTTTTAGCTCTTGTGTTAGTATGGTCCTTTTGGTCGTATTTCACTCCAACCCCTAACTTCCTACCCACCTTTACCCATCCATCCTCCAACTCCAAAAACAATCTGGTCGAAAGTGGGTTCGGAGTTAACTTAAAGTCCGACCCGAAAGACCCCACTTTTTATGACGATCCGGAGATGAGTTACTCCATAGAAAAGCCGGTGAAGGATTGGGATGGAAAACGCAAAGAGTGGTTAAAGCATCACCCTACGTTCGCCGCCGGAGCACGTGAAAGAATCGTTCTTGTAACCGGGTCCCAACCTAAGCCATGTAAGAATCCTGTCGGTGATCATTCGCTCTTACGTCTTTTCAAGAACAAGGTTGATTACTGCAGAATCCATGGCTGCGATGTTTTCTACAACAATTTGTTGTTGCACCCGAAGATGAAATCGTTCTGGGCAAAGTTCCCCATCGTTAAAGCGGCCATGTTGGCTCACCCTGAAGCTGAGTGGATCTGGTGGGTTGACTCGGATGCCTTGTTTACGGACATGGAGTTCAAGTTACCCTTAGAAAGGTATAAAAACCATAACCTGGTCGTTAATGGTTGACCTGAGTTGATTTATAACAAGACGAGTTGGACCAGTTTAAACGCTGGGGTATTCCTTGTAAGGAACTGCCAATGGTCTATGGATTTGATCAGTAAATGGTCTAACATGGGTCCAATAAGTGAAGATTATGAAAAGTGGGGTCAGATTCAACGATCAATGTTCAAAGATAAGCTGTTCCCGGAATCAGACGATCAATCGGCTCTGATTTATCTTCTTtacaaagaaaaagagaaatattACGATCATATTTATTTAGAAAAGGAGTTTTATTTTCAAGGGTATTGGGTCGACCTTATCGCAGTCTATGATAACACAACGGAGAGGTATTTGCAAATGGAGAGAAAGGTGGCCAGGTTAAGAAGAAGACATGCAGAGAAAGTGAGTGAGCAATACGCTGCGTTTAGGAAAGAGTTTTTGAAGGAAACTGGGAAATGGAAGAGGCCATTTATCACTCATTTCACTGGATGTGAGCCTTGTAGTGGGAACCATAATCTGAAATATGATGGGGAAACTTGTTGGAAAGGTATGGTGAAAGCTTTGAATTTTGCTGATAATCAGATTTTGCGTAACTATGGATTCCTGCATTCGGATCTACTGGATTCCTCCACTGTTACTGAAGTTCCCTTTGATTACCCTAACCCTTGA